Proteins co-encoded in one Candidatus Limnocylindrales bacterium genomic window:
- a CDS encoding acyl-CoA dehydrogenase family protein → MGRLAAMDFGFSDQQEQLKAQVRRFLDSECPLERVRQIMSSRDAHDTALWTKIAGLGWPALAIEEQHGGLGLAWEDLIVVAEEAGRTLFPSPLLASAVAARAIGTLGSERQKGRWLPAIASGETIATLAVLEESDDLSEAGVETVAEASGEQIVLNGTKMFVGYGQSAQLLLVAAREKGGTSLFAVASDAAGVTVTPQRLVDQTSRVAQISLEGVVVDAADRLGEPGAAWSDIAKVLDAGTVAMSAEMVGAADAACRLATEYAKVRKQFGQPIGKFQGVKHKLAEIFVDIESARSLVYFASWAVDHLPDARGHVSMAKAYASQALDRAGEECIQIHGAIGYTWECDAHLYYKRGRYCRNLAGSPEYHHERLLAAQGL, encoded by the coding sequence GTGGGAAGACTCGCCGCCATGGATTTCGGCTTCAGCGACCAGCAAGAGCAGCTCAAGGCACAGGTGCGCCGCTTCCTCGACAGCGAGTGTCCGCTCGAGCGCGTGCGTCAGATCATGTCCTCCAGGGACGCTCACGACACCGCCCTGTGGACGAAGATCGCAGGGCTCGGCTGGCCTGCGCTGGCCATCGAGGAGCAGCACGGCGGGCTGGGTCTTGCGTGGGAGGATCTGATCGTGGTGGCCGAAGAGGCCGGTCGCACCCTTTTCCCGTCGCCGCTTCTTGCCAGCGCGGTGGCGGCTCGCGCGATCGGAACGTTGGGAAGCGAGCGTCAGAAAGGGCGCTGGCTACCGGCGATCGCCTCGGGAGAGACCATCGCGACGCTGGCCGTGCTCGAAGAGAGCGACGATCTTTCCGAGGCCGGCGTGGAGACCGTGGCCGAGGCCAGCGGTGAGCAGATCGTGCTCAACGGGACCAAGATGTTCGTCGGCTACGGCCAGTCTGCGCAGCTGCTGCTCGTGGCCGCGCGCGAGAAGGGCGGCACGAGCCTGTTCGCCGTCGCCAGCGACGCTGCCGGAGTCACGGTGACGCCGCAGCGTCTGGTGGATCAGACCAGCCGCGTGGCGCAGATTTCGCTGGAAGGCGTCGTCGTCGACGCCGCCGATCGTCTGGGCGAGCCCGGCGCCGCCTGGAGCGACATCGCCAAGGTGCTCGACGCCGGCACGGTGGCGATGTCGGCCGAGATGGTGGGCGCCGCCGACGCGGCCTGCAGGCTGGCAACCGAGTACGCCAAGGTTCGCAAGCAGTTCGGGCAGCCGATCGGCAAGTTCCAGGGCGTCAAGCACAAGCTCGCCGAGATCTTCGTCGACATCGAGTCGGCGCGATCGCTCGTGTACTTTGCCTCCTGGGCCGTGGATCACCTGCCCGATGCTCGCGGCCACGTGTCGATGGCCAAGGCATACGCTTCGCAGGCGCTGGACCGCGCCGGCGAGGAATGCATCCAGATCCACGGGGCCATCGGCTACACGTGGGAGTGCGACGCGCACCTGTACTACAAGCGCGGCCGCTATTGCCGCAATCTGGCGGGATCGCCGGAATATCATCACGAGCGGCTGCTGGCCGCGCAGGGACTGTAG
- a CDS encoding acyl-CoA dehydrogenase family protein, with amino-acid sequence MDFSFTEQEEAFRREVREFLASANPNADGSSADGEDIESAMDRLPKLLAWNQALYEKGWVGFSWPKEVGGGGGGLIEQMILKEETGKARAPMLGLSYMGLAWVGPGIIKYGTEEQKQRFIPPILKAQEHWCTGYSEPGSGSDLASLQCKAERDGDHYVINGQKIWTSLAMWSQWMILLVRTDPSAAKHLGITCLLVPMDSPGIEVRPIKAMSGETPFAEVFFTDVRVPVGNRLGAEGQGWDVTKHALANERSSIAEVTAMSHALEDLKDLARRCRSNGRYAIHDPLIRQRLARMETMIEAMRLTGLRFLTRQLRGQEVGAETSVNKLLRAELEVEIGRLSTEIQGRFGALAKGAPGSIDKGKWQKQMLSWPAYVIGGGTPNIQKNVIAERLLGLPHDV; translated from the coding sequence ATGGATTTCTCGTTCACCGAGCAGGAAGAGGCGTTTCGTCGCGAGGTCCGCGAGTTCCTTGCCAGCGCCAACCCGAATGCGGACGGCAGCTCGGCCGATGGCGAAGACATCGAGTCGGCCATGGACCGCCTGCCCAAGCTGCTTGCCTGGAACCAGGCGCTCTACGAGAAGGGCTGGGTCGGCTTCTCGTGGCCGAAGGAAGTCGGAGGTGGCGGCGGCGGACTGATCGAGCAGATGATCCTGAAGGAAGAGACCGGCAAGGCGCGCGCGCCGATGCTGGGGCTTTCGTACATGGGCCTTGCATGGGTCGGCCCCGGCATCATCAAGTACGGCACCGAAGAGCAGAAGCAGCGTTTCATTCCGCCCATCCTGAAGGCGCAGGAGCACTGGTGCACGGGCTACTCCGAGCCCGGCTCGGGAAGCGACCTTGCCTCGCTGCAGTGCAAGGCCGAGCGCGACGGCGATCACTACGTCATCAACGGGCAGAAGATCTGGACGTCGCTGGCGATGTGGTCGCAGTGGATGATCCTGCTCGTGCGCACCGATCCGAGCGCCGCCAAGCACCTGGGCATCACGTGCCTGCTGGTGCCGATGGACTCGCCGGGCATCGAGGTGCGCCCGATCAAGGCGATGAGCGGCGAGACGCCCTTTGCCGAGGTCTTCTTCACCGACGTGCGCGTGCCGGTGGGCAACCGCCTGGGCGCCGAAGGGCAGGGCTGGGACGTCACCAAGCATGCGCTGGCCAACGAGCGCAGCTCGATCGCGGAGGTCACGGCGATGTCCCATGCGCTCGAGGACCTCAAGGACCTGGCCCGGCGGTGCAGAAGCAACGGCCGCTACGCGATCCACGATCCGCTGATCCGCCAGCGCCTGGCGCGCATGGAGACGATGATCGAGGCCATGCGTCTGACGGGCCTTCGCTTCCTGACGCGCCAGCTTCGCGGACAGGAGGTGGGCGCGGAGACTTCGGTGAACAAGCTGCTGCGTGCCGAGCTCGAGGTCGAGATCGGGCGCCTGTCCACGGAGATCCAGGGACGCTTCGGCGCCCTCGCCAAGGGTGCCCCCGGCTCGATCGACAAGGGCAAGTGGCAGAAGCAGATGCTGTCGTGGCCGGCCTACGTCATCGGCGGCGGCACGCCCAACATCCAGAAGAACGTCATCGCCGAACGCCTGCTCGGCCTCCCCCACGACGTCTGA
- a CDS encoding nitroreductase family deazaflavin-dependent oxidoreductase: MNNAQKFWKTLGESSFYKNMGKVHTWLYRRSGGRFGHKTGPFSNLLLTTKGRKSGQPRTCPLTYFEDDGRYVLIASNGGNDRHPAWYLNLQADPTATVDIGSERRTVTASTAAGAERERLWKAAVDMNPQYGVYESITARSIPVVILSPK, encoded by the coding sequence ATGAACAATGCGCAGAAGTTCTGGAAGACGCTCGGCGAGAGCAGCTTCTACAAGAACATGGGCAAGGTGCACACGTGGCTGTACCGACGCTCGGGCGGCCGCTTCGGCCACAAGACCGGACCGTTCTCGAACCTGCTGCTGACCACCAAGGGCCGCAAGAGCGGCCAGCCGCGCACGTGCCCGCTGACCTACTTCGAGGACGATGGCCGCTATGTGCTCATCGCATCGAACGGCGGCAACGACCGGCACCCGGCATGGTACCTGAACCTGCAGGCGGACCCGACCGCCACCGTCGACATCGGCAGCGAGCGAAGGACCGTCACCGCCAGCACCGCCGCCGGCGCCGAGCGCGAGCGGCTGTGGAAGGCGGCAGTCGACATGAACCCGCAGTACGGCGTCTACGAATCCATCACGGCGCGGAGCATTCCGGTCGTGATTCTGTCGCCGAAGTGA
- a CDS encoding multidrug efflux RND transporter permease subunit encodes MISRVFIDRPVLSIVLSLLILLAGAVSIAVLPVARYPEILPPQIQIMAMYPGADAQTVAESVAAPIEQQLSGIRNLLYFSSQSANDGSTRITVTFEIGTDQDLAAVEVQNRLATAEPKLPQEVVRNGITVVKATSNILAVVAVRSEQAAYDELFLSNYATINLLDRIKRVPGVGDAMVFGNRDYSMRIWIDPDRLALKGMTVSDVAAALRDQNAVFPAGALGQRPTGEPVELTLPVLTRGRLSDATEYDNIILRATSDGALVRLKDVARVELGAQSYSLVGRLDGQPTTLMIVNLQSGANALDTMEAVRAEMADAAVSFPAGVSWTVPFDTTVFVRASSQEVIKTLLEAVALVILVVFVFLQSWRATLIPLLAVPVAIIGTFAGMLALGFSINTLTLFGLVLAIGIVVDDAIVVVENVERILHEEGLSPREATIKAMEQVTGPVIAIVLVLSAVFVPVAFLGGFTGQMYKQFAVTIALSVAISGLVALTLSPALCRLLLRRGTGRKNVVFRGIDRALAAVTAAYGAGVRVALRASAVTLAVFGLLCFATWRLGELVPSGFLPEEDQGYVIGIIVLPDGSSLDKTQQVIAQAEDFFRRHPAVDNVVSLAGYDAMTGGSASTNSGLMFASLRPFEERTAPGMSAADVIHDSRALMATVSDGVVVGLNPPPIQGLGTRSGFTVEVQQRSGGTIAELAEVVTGLVDAARRDPDLADVSATLRVTLPQVFVELNREKTRMMGVRLADVFEPMQAYLGALYVNDFNRFGRIWRVQLQAEPEFRRSPQDIERIYVRNGDGDMLPLSAVVDMRFRAGPNVVSRYNGYPAVEITGSTGPGRSSGQAIDAMRKLAAAHLPPGYAIEWSGASFQELRAGNQAPIVLAFGLIVVFLVLAAQYERWTLPVAVLLAVPLAVLGALLALLLRGYAQDVYFQVGLLTLVGLASKNAILIVEFCATLRRQGRGIVEAAIEASLLRLRPILMTSLAFILGVVPLALAEGAGAAGRRSIGTGVIGGMLAATFLAVFFVPLFFVLIQRLVEMRWRITSATESRPECSAP; translated from the coding sequence ATGATCTCGCGGGTGTTCATCGACCGTCCGGTCCTCTCCATCGTCCTGTCGCTGCTGATCCTGCTCGCCGGCGCAGTGTCCATCGCCGTGCTGCCGGTGGCGCGATATCCGGAGATCCTGCCGCCGCAGATCCAGATCATGGCGATGTACCCGGGCGCCGATGCGCAGACGGTGGCCGAGTCGGTGGCGGCGCCGATCGAGCAGCAGCTCAGCGGCATCAGGAACCTGCTGTACTTCAGTTCGCAGAGCGCCAACGACGGCTCCACGCGCATCACCGTCACGTTCGAGATCGGCACCGATCAGGATCTGGCTGCCGTCGAGGTGCAGAATCGTCTGGCCACCGCCGAGCCGAAGCTGCCGCAGGAAGTGGTGCGCAACGGCATCACCGTGGTCAAGGCGACGAGCAACATCCTGGCGGTGGTGGCGGTGCGCTCGGAGCAGGCCGCGTACGACGAGCTGTTCCTCAGCAACTACGCCACCATCAATCTGCTCGACCGCATCAAGCGCGTGCCGGGCGTGGGCGATGCCATGGTGTTCGGCAACCGCGACTACTCCATGCGCATCTGGATCGATCCGGACCGGCTGGCCCTCAAGGGAATGACGGTCTCCGACGTGGCGGCGGCGCTGCGCGACCAGAACGCCGTCTTTCCCGCCGGCGCGCTCGGCCAGCGGCCCACCGGCGAGCCGGTGGAGCTGACGCTGCCGGTGCTCACGCGCGGGCGTCTCAGCGATGCCACCGAGTACGACAACATCATCCTGCGCGCGACCAGCGACGGCGCGCTGGTCCGACTGAAGGACGTGGCGCGCGTCGAGCTGGGCGCGCAGAGCTACAGCCTGGTCGGGCGGCTGGACGGCCAGCCGACGACGCTGATGATCGTCAACCTCCAGAGCGGCGCCAACGCGCTCGACACGATGGAAGCGGTGCGCGCGGAGATGGCGGACGCGGCCGTCTCCTTCCCCGCCGGCGTCTCCTGGACGGTCCCGTTCGATACGACGGTGTTCGTGCGGGCGTCCAGCCAGGAGGTGATCAAGACGCTGCTGGAGGCGGTGGCGCTCGTGATCCTCGTCGTGTTCGTGTTCCTGCAGTCGTGGCGCGCCACTCTCATTCCACTGCTGGCGGTGCCGGTGGCCATCATCGGTACGTTCGCCGGCATGCTCGCGCTCGGGTTCTCGATCAATACGCTGACGCTGTTCGGACTCGTGCTCGCAATCGGCATCGTCGTCGACGACGCGATCGTGGTGGTGGAGAACGTCGAGCGCATCCTGCACGAGGAAGGGCTCTCGCCGCGCGAGGCCACGATCAAGGCCATGGAGCAGGTGACGGGGCCGGTCATCGCGATCGTGCTCGTCCTGTCGGCGGTGTTCGTGCCGGTCGCCTTCCTCGGCGGCTTCACCGGCCAGATGTACAAGCAGTTCGCGGTGACCATCGCCTTGTCCGTGGCCATCTCCGGGCTGGTCGCACTCACGCTCAGCCCGGCGCTGTGCCGACTGCTGCTGCGGCGCGGGACCGGCCGCAAGAACGTCGTCTTCCGCGGCATAGACCGCGCGCTCGCCGCTGTGACTGCCGCGTACGGCGCCGGCGTCCGCGTGGCCCTGCGTGCGTCGGCGGTGACGCTGGCCGTGTTCGGCCTGCTTTGCTTCGCCACCTGGCGGCTGGGCGAGCTGGTGCCGAGCGGCTTCCTGCCCGAAGAGGACCAGGGCTACGTGATCGGCATCATCGTGCTGCCCGACGGTTCCTCGCTCGACAAGACACAGCAGGTGATCGCGCAGGCGGAGGATTTCTTCCGCCGGCATCCGGCCGTCGACAACGTCGTGTCGCTGGCCGGATACGATGCCATGACGGGAGGATCGGCGAGCACGAACTCCGGCCTTATGTTCGCGTCGCTGCGACCCTTCGAGGAGCGCACCGCCCCCGGCATGAGCGCGGCCGACGTCATCCACGACAGCCGTGCGCTCATGGCAACGGTCAGCGACGGCGTCGTCGTCGGCCTCAATCCGCCGCCGATCCAGGGCCTGGGCACCCGCTCGGGCTTCACCGTCGAGGTCCAGCAGCGCAGCGGCGGCACGATCGCCGAACTGGCCGAAGTGGTCACGGGACTCGTCGATGCCGCACGCCGCGATCCGGACCTGGCCGACGTCAGCGCCACCCTGCGCGTGACGCTGCCGCAGGTGTTCGTCGAGCTGAATCGCGAGAAGACGCGCATGATGGGCGTGCGCCTCGCCGACGTCTTCGAGCCGATGCAGGCCTACCTCGGCGCGCTCTACGTCAACGACTTCAACCGCTTCGGGCGCATCTGGCGCGTGCAGCTGCAGGCCGAGCCGGAGTTTCGGCGATCCCCGCAGGACATCGAGCGCATCTACGTGCGCAACGGCGACGGCGACATGCTGCCGCTGTCCGCGGTCGTGGACATGAGGTTTCGCGCAGGGCCCAACGTCGTCAGCCGCTACAACGGCTATCCCGCAGTCGAGATCACGGGCTCGACCGGGCCGGGACGGAGCAGCGGACAGGCCATCGATGCCATGCGCAAGCTGGCGGCCGCGCACCTGCCGCCGGGCTATGCCATCGAATGGAGCGGCGCTTCCTTCCAGGAACTGCGCGCGGGCAACCAGGCGCCGATCGTCCTGGCATTCGGGCTCATCGTCGTCTTTCTGGTGCTGGCGGCGCAGTACGAGCGATGGACCCTGCCGGTGGCAGTGCTGCTGGCGGTTCCTCTGGCAGTGCTGGGCGCACTGCTGGCTCTGCTGCTGCGCGGCTACGCGCAGGACGTCTACTTCCAGGTCGGCCTGCTGACGCTGGTCGGGCTCGCATCGAAGAACGCGATCCTCATCGTCGAGTTCTGCGCCACGCTGCGGCGTCAGGGACGCGGCATCGTCGAAGCGGCGATCGAGGCCTCGCTGCTGCGCCTGCGCCCGATCCTCATGACCTCGCTCGCGTTCATTCTGGGCGTGGTGCCGCTGGCGCTGGCCGAGGGCGCCGGCGCGGCCGGCCGCCGTTCCATCGGCACCGGCGTGATCGGCGGCATGCTCGCCGCGACGTTCCTCGCGGTCTTTTTCGTGCCGCTGTTCTTCGTGCTGATTCAGCGACTGGTCGAGATGCGCTGGCGAATCACTTCGGCGACAGAATCACGACCGGAATGCTCCGCGCCGTGA
- a CDS encoding efflux RND transporter periplasmic adaptor subunit, whose product MNENDHEVHSDRVEACEHDERAPRDRLAFHLVRRGLPALALAAVLAGAWLFWSRGDGAPTHEQVAAPQAPVAVRVAKVERETLPMPFRFLGQTEASQVVEIRARVAGHIEARTFTEGERVREGQRLFQIDPRPHEVELTQARARLAGAVARQERARQQLRRFQALAARQSATAGELEEWQTEERVAAAEVESHKAHIAAAELQLGYTRIASPITGMIGRALKDVGSYVDAAQNGLVAVVQQVDPIYVRFSVSEQETLRFRRQEAAGQIDAPEPQQTELEITLADGSVYPHRGRINFVDVQVDERTGTSVVRGQVPNPAGTLRPGQFIHANVLGIHRLDALRVPQSAVLQSPSGAAVFVVGKGEVVESRPVVLGEWSGRDHWIIERGLEAGERIVVDRLMTVRPGMQVTIASEAAPAGEFGAAAAHDGGASTRGPQS is encoded by the coding sequence ATGAACGAGAACGATCACGAGGTGCATTCCGACCGGGTGGAAGCTTGCGAGCACGATGAGCGTGCGCCGCGCGACCGGCTCGCGTTCCATCTGGTGCGGCGCGGACTGCCCGCGCTGGCGCTGGCTGCGGTTCTTGCCGGTGCGTGGCTTTTCTGGAGCCGCGGCGACGGCGCGCCGACGCACGAGCAGGTCGCCGCGCCGCAGGCTCCCGTCGCGGTGCGCGTGGCAAAGGTCGAGCGGGAAACGCTGCCGATGCCCTTCCGGTTTCTCGGTCAGACCGAAGCCTCGCAGGTCGTCGAGATCCGTGCGCGCGTGGCAGGCCACATCGAGGCGCGCACGTTCACCGAAGGCGAGCGTGTCCGGGAAGGACAAAGGCTGTTCCAGATCGACCCGCGCCCGCACGAGGTCGAGCTGACGCAGGCCCGCGCGCGTCTCGCAGGCGCGGTGGCCCGTCAGGAGCGCGCCCGGCAGCAGCTGCGGCGCTTCCAGGCTCTGGCGGCGCGGCAGTCGGCCACTGCCGGGGAGCTGGAGGAATGGCAGACGGAGGAACGCGTGGCGGCCGCCGAGGTCGAATCGCACAAGGCACACATCGCCGCCGCCGAACTCCAGCTCGGCTACACGCGCATCGCCTCCCCGATCACCGGGATGATCGGCCGCGCGCTCAAGGACGTCGGCAGCTACGTCGACGCCGCGCAGAACGGGCTGGTGGCCGTGGTCCAGCAGGTGGATCCGATCTACGTGCGCTTTTCGGTGAGCGAGCAGGAAACGCTGCGGTTCCGCCGCCAGGAGGCTGCAGGGCAGATCGACGCGCCCGAGCCGCAGCAGACCGAGCTCGAGATCACGCTCGCCGACGGCAGCGTCTACCCGCACCGCGGCCGCATCAACTTCGTCGACGTGCAGGTCGACGAGCGCACCGGCACCAGCGTCGTGCGTGGTCAGGTGCCCAATCCGGCCGGCACGCTGCGGCCGGGACAGTTCATCCACGCCAACGTGCTCGGCATCCATCGCCTCGATGCACTGCGCGTGCCGCAATCGGCAGTGCTGCAGTCCCCCTCGGGCGCCGCGGTGTTCGTTGTCGGCAAGGGCGAGGTGGTCGAGTCGCGGCCCGTCGTGCTCGGCGAGTGGTCCGGCCGCGATCACTGGATCATCGAGCGCGGCCTGGAGGCGGGCGAGCGGATCGTCGTGGACCGGTTGATGACGGTGCGACCCGGCATGCAGGTGACCATCGCCTCGGAAGCGGCACCGGCCGGCGAATTCGGCGCGGCAGCCGCGCATGACGGCGGCGCAAGTACGCGCGGACCGCAGTCATGA
- a CDS encoding efflux transporter outer membrane subunit: MPREALAAAVTPGALAATARRALLAAALTLTGCAATAPADLARQQLDVVPARFAAAHPSREGTIEDGWLRSFGDPTLLALATEAMAGNPDLAVAAARWEEAGARIAVARSLLLPRADAGAQAGGGDAGAVVPARETHSIGAQASWEIDLWGRLRAGVRGARDDAEAARLDWEAARLSLAAGVADAWFLAVAARELLEIDRDRLEEERRTATIVRDKVETGVGTQLEAELGDANVAAAAAAVARDEAAQQELVQALEALLGRYPASELAVSRRLPRIASEPTLGVPSQLLERRPDILAADRRVSAAFHQREAARAARLPQLTLTASLGSLLDPSAAIWSAGANLLAPVLSGGRLTAEQEIAGARQRQALAAYVSTAIDAFREVETALANEQHLAARHAELDEAAARMRNASRIAADRYEAGVQSIVELMVVRRQDFEIRAQLLQVRTDRLRQRLALHRALGGDFEQPATNVAASAAGNPERRR; this comes from the coding sequence ATGCCGCGTGAAGCGCTCGCCGCGGCCGTAACGCCCGGCGCGCTGGCCGCGACGGCACGGCGCGCTCTGCTCGCTGCGGCGCTGACGCTGACGGGCTGCGCAGCCACCGCTCCCGCCGACCTTGCGCGCCAGCAGCTCGACGTCGTGCCCGCCCGTTTCGCGGCAGCGCATCCGTCGCGCGAGGGAACGATTGAGGACGGGTGGCTGCGCAGCTTTGGCGATCCCACGCTTCTCGCGTTGGCCACCGAGGCGATGGCCGGCAATCCCGATCTGGCGGTTGCGGCGGCGCGCTGGGAGGAGGCGGGCGCGCGCATCGCGGTGGCGCGTTCCCTGCTTCTTCCTCGCGCGGACGCCGGCGCGCAGGCCGGCGGCGGCGACGCCGGCGCGGTGGTTCCTGCCCGCGAAACCCACTCGATCGGCGCGCAGGCATCCTGGGAGATCGATCTGTGGGGCCGCCTTCGTGCCGGAGTGCGCGGCGCACGCGACGACGCCGAGGCCGCACGCCTGGATTGGGAGGCGGCACGCCTGTCGCTGGCCGCGGGTGTCGCCGACGCATGGTTCCTGGCCGTTGCCGCCCGCGAGCTGCTCGAGATCGACCGCGATCGGCTCGAAGAGGAGCGCCGCACCGCCACCATCGTTCGCGACAAGGTCGAGACGGGCGTCGGCACGCAGCTCGAAGCCGAGCTCGGCGATGCCAACGTCGCTGCCGCGGCTGCCGCCGTCGCGCGCGACGAGGCCGCGCAGCAGGAGCTCGTGCAGGCGCTCGAGGCGCTGCTCGGGCGCTATCCGGCTTCGGAGCTCGCCGTGTCGCGAAGGCTGCCGCGCATTGCTTCCGAGCCCACGCTCGGAGTTCCCTCGCAGCTTCTCGAGCGCCGGCCCGACATCCTTGCCGCCGACCGCCGCGTGTCGGCGGCATTCCATCAGCGGGAGGCCGCGCGCGCGGCGCGGCTTCCGCAGCTGACGCTGACGGCATCGCTCGGCTCGCTGCTCGATCCATCCGCCGCGATCTGGTCCGCGGGCGCCAATCTGCTGGCACCGGTGCTGTCGGGCGGACGCCTGACGGCCGAACAGGAGATCGCCGGCGCGCGCCAGCGGCAGGCACTCGCGGCCTATGTGAGCACGGCCATCGATGCATTTCGGGAAGTCGAGACCGCGCTCGCGAACGAGCAGCACCTGGCCGCGCGCCATGCCGAACTCGACGAGGCGGCAGCGCGGATGCGCAACGCCAGCCGCATCGCCGCCGACCGTTACGAGGCGGGCGTGCAGTCGATCGTCGAGCTGATGGTGGTGCGGCGGCAGGACTTCGAGATCCGCGCGCAGCTCCTGCAGGTGCGCACCGACCGTCTTCGCCAGCGGCTGGCCCTTCATCGCGCGCTCGGCGGAGATTTCGAGCAGCCGGCGACGAACGTTGCCGCTTCGGCGGCAGGCAACCCTGAGCGGAGACGATGA
- a CDS encoding CerR family C-terminal domain-containing protein, whose translation MPNVKNNLSAQDTQRRLLEAAGIVFAERGFHSATIKDITDRAGAALASVNYHFRDKTELYAAVIRRIQTDAARIVPPVEEQTGPAISRLRRAILHVVQQMIRRGQPPWERILMARELAQPSPALDPLIETVGRPLHERLGALIAEATGRREDDDAVILATSSVIGQCLYHVEHQSLIHRLHPQLHGELDTDQIADHIAEFSLAGIRAMARRPEANGHKAAAPRKRRRRGGRP comes from the coding sequence GTGCCGAACGTCAAAAACAACCTTTCTGCGCAGGACACGCAGCGCAGGCTCCTGGAAGCCGCGGGAATCGTGTTCGCCGAGCGCGGATTCCATTCGGCGACGATCAAGGACATCACCGATCGTGCCGGCGCGGCGCTGGCCTCGGTCAACTATCACTTTCGCGACAAGACGGAGCTTTACGCCGCCGTGATCCGCCGCATCCAGACCGATGCCGCGCGCATCGTTCCGCCGGTGGAGGAGCAGACGGGGCCGGCGATCTCACGGTTGCGCCGCGCGATCCTGCACGTCGTGCAGCAGATGATCCGGCGCGGGCAGCCGCCGTGGGAGCGCATCCTGATGGCGCGCGAGCTGGCGCAGCCCTCGCCCGCGCTCGACCCTCTCATCGAGACGGTGGGCCGTCCGTTGCACGAGCGCCTCGGCGCACTGATCGCCGAGGCCACCGGGCGGCGCGAGGACGACGACGCCGTCATTCTGGCGACATCCAGCGTCATCGGCCAGTGCCTGTATCACGTCGAGCACCAGTCGCTCATCCATCGCCTGCACCCCCAGCTTCATGGTGAACTGGACACGGACCAGATCGCCGATCACATCGCCGAGTTCTCCCTCGCCGGCATCCGCGCCATGGCACGCAGACCCGAGGCGAACGGCCACAAGGCGGCGGCGCCGCGCAAACGTAGGCGGCGCGGAGGGCGCCCTTGA
- a CDS encoding acetyl-CoA C-acetyltransferase produces the protein MGNAYIIDAVRTPRGKGKQTGSLARLHPHQLLGTCLKALTDRNEFDPRDVEDVVAGCVTPVAEQGGVISRFAVLDAGWPTEVTGVQLNRYCGSGQQAVNFALMGAASGFQDLVVGGGVEQMSRLPMGSDKSGLDAHNRHLREQHPLVPQGISADLIASREGFTREDCDKFALRSQQNCKRAMAEGRFDKSIIPVRDYDGTLVLDRDEFPRPETTLEGLSRLEPSFAAMGPYVQKGDTLSFDDKARKVYPEVAEVRHVHTAGNSSGIVDGASAVLIASEKYVRERGVKPRARVLSMATIGDEPVIMLTAPAPASERALKKAGMDYKDIDLFEVNEAFAAVVLKFLRESKVDPDRVNVNGGAIALGHPLGATGGMLIGTALDELERSDKTTALITMCIGGGMGIATIIERC, from the coding sequence ATGGGAAACGCCTACATCATCGACGCCGTCCGCACGCCGCGCGGAAAGGGCAAGCAGACCGGCTCGCTGGCAAGGCTGCATCCGCATCAGCTGCTCGGCACCTGCCTGAAGGCGCTGACGGACCGCAACGAGTTCGACCCGCGTGACGTCGAGGACGTCGTTGCAGGTTGCGTGACGCCGGTGGCGGAGCAGGGCGGAGTCATCTCGCGCTTTGCCGTGCTCGATGCCGGATGGCCCACGGAGGTCACGGGCGTGCAGCTCAACCGCTACTGCGGTTCGGGTCAGCAGGCCGTCAACTTCGCGCTCATGGGCGCTGCCTCCGGCTTCCAGGACCTCGTCGTCGGCGGCGGCGTCGAGCAGATGTCGCGTCTGCCGATGGGCTCGGACAAGTCAGGGCTGGACGCGCACAACCGCCACCTGCGCGAGCAGCATCCGCTGGTGCCGCAGGGAATCTCCGCCGACCTCATCGCTTCGCGCGAAGGCTTCACACGCGAGGATTGCGACAAGTTCGCGCTGCGCAGCCAGCAGAACTGCAAGCGGGCGATGGCCGAGGGCCGCTTCGACAAGAGCATCATTCCCGTACGCGACTACGACGGCACACTCGTGCTGGACCGCGACGAGTTTCCTCGCCCGGAGACGACGCTCGAAGGCCTGAGCCGCCTCGAGCCGTCTTTCGCCGCGATGGGCCCGTACGTACAGAAGGGCGACACGCTGTCCTTCGACGACAAGGCCAGGAAGGTCTATCCGGAGGTCGCCGAGGTGCGCCACGTGCACACCGCCGGCAACTCCAGCGGCATCGTCGACGGCGCCTCGGCGGTGCTGATCGCGTCGGAGAAGTACGTCAGGGAGCGCGGCGTGAAGCCGCGAGCGCGCGTGCTGTCCATGGCCACCATCGGCGACGAGCCCGTCATCATGCTGACCGCGCCCGCGCCTGCCTCCGAGCGTGCGCTGAAGAAGGCCGGCATGGACTACAAGGACATCGACCTGTTCGAGGTCAACGAGGCGTTCGCGGCGGTGGTTCTGAAGTTCCTGCGCGAGAGCAAGGTCGATCCGGACCGCGTCAACGTCAACGGCGGCGCCATCGCGCTCGGACATCCGCTCGGCGCCACCGGCGGCATGCTGATCGGCACGGCCCTCGACGAGCTCGAACGCAGCGACAAGACAACCGCGCTTATCACGATGTGCATCGGCGGCGGCATGGGCATCGCCACGATCATCGAGCGCTGCTGA